A part of Sulfurifustis variabilis genomic DNA contains:
- a CDS encoding GspH/FimT family pseudopilin produces MDRSTYRPPSGGFTFQEMLVTLAIGAILAAGAVGTAVIVEENRLRGEVNGLVAHLSLARSEAVKRGAPVTLCTSPDGAACASSAGWKEGWIVFADDNGNHVRDEDEDLLRIREGLAPDFRLRYGESGTYHHLTYKPDGSASPNATFTFCDGRGATKARAIIVHWTGRTRISTKKSDGGALACG; encoded by the coding sequence GTGGATCGGTCTACCTATCGCCCGCCGAGCGGCGGGTTCACGTTCCAGGAAATGCTGGTGACACTGGCGATCGGGGCGATCCTCGCCGCCGGAGCCGTGGGCACGGCCGTCATCGTGGAGGAAAACCGCCTGCGCGGCGAAGTAAATGGCCTCGTCGCCCACCTCAGCCTGGCGCGCAGCGAGGCCGTAAAGCGCGGTGCGCCCGTGACCCTCTGCACGAGCCCGGATGGAGCGGCGTGTGCGTCGTCCGCCGGCTGGAAGGAGGGCTGGATCGTGTTCGCCGACGACAACGGCAACCACGTCCGTGACGAGGACGAGGACCTGCTCCGCATCCGCGAGGGACTCGCGCCCGATTTCCGCCTGCGGTACGGCGAGTCGGGGACCTACCATCATCTCACCTACAAACCCGACGGCTCGGCGTCGCCCAATGCGACCTTCACATTCTGCGACGGCCGAGGCGCGACGAAGGCCCGCGCCATCATCGTTCACTGGACCGGGCGGACCCGAATCTCCACCAAAAAATCCGACGGGGGAGCCCTCGCCTGCGGGTGA
- the acpS gene encoding holo-ACP synthase, giving the protein MIYGVGTDIVRVSRLAADLERFGEKFAERILTEAELAEFRAVSAKANFLARRFAAKEAAAKAMGTGFANGLSLRHIGVTHDGSGKPELVFTGRALEFVREKGIRVAHVSLADEVDHAVAFVALEQ; this is encoded by the coding sequence GTGATCTACGGGGTCGGGACCGATATCGTGCGTGTCTCGCGGCTGGCTGCGGATCTCGAACGCTTCGGCGAGAAATTCGCCGAGCGGATCCTGACCGAGGCCGAGCTCGCCGAGTTCCGGGCGGTATCGGCGAAGGCGAACTTTCTCGCCCGCCGGTTCGCCGCCAAGGAGGCGGCCGCCAAGGCCATGGGCACCGGATTCGCAAACGGGCTTTCGCTTCGGCACATCGGCGTGACTCACGACGGCAGCGGGAAACCGGAGCTCGTCTTCACGGGAAGAGCCCTCGAGTTCGTGCGTGAAAAGGGCATACGCGTGGCGCACGTCAGCCTCGCCGACGAGGTGGACCACGCTGTCGCCTTTGTCGCGCTCGAGCAGTGA
- the era gene encoding GTPase Era produces MIEAGFRSGLVTLLGRPNVGKSTLLNRLIGAKISITSRRPQTTRHRIIGIKTTASAQLVYVDTPGVHRPQGRRINRYMSRIASGSVEGVDCIVLVISAQGWRKEDEAALALAGRQSIPVVLAINKIDRIGDRRRLLPLIAESDGRMRFAEIVPVSAHTGENLDALERALLVHLPEQPPIYPAEQLTDKSERFLASELVREQVFGAYGEEIPYAAAIEVTRFKRLKGVLEVEATIWVEKEGQKAIIIGRGGERLKQVGTRARLAMQRQFGTKVRLALWVKVREDWADDARALERFGYTEEPV; encoded by the coding sequence GTGATCGAGGCAGGGTTTCGCAGCGGCCTCGTGACGCTTCTGGGCAGGCCCAACGTCGGAAAGTCCACGTTGCTCAACCGGCTGATCGGCGCCAAGATCAGCATCACTTCCCGTCGCCCGCAGACCACGCGCCACCGGATAATCGGAATCAAGACTACCGCATCCGCGCAGCTCGTGTATGTCGACACACCCGGCGTTCACCGTCCGCAGGGACGCCGCATCAACCGCTACATGTCGCGCATCGCGTCGGGCAGCGTGGAGGGTGTGGACTGTATCGTGCTCGTGATTTCGGCCCAAGGCTGGCGAAAAGAGGATGAAGCGGCGCTGGCCCTCGCCGGCCGGCAGTCCATACCGGTTGTGCTCGCGATCAACAAGATCGACCGCATCGGGGACCGGAGGCGGCTGCTGCCACTCATCGCCGAGTCCGACGGACGAATGCGGTTTGCCGAAATCGTGCCCGTGTCCGCGCATACCGGCGAGAACCTCGACGCGCTCGAGCGGGCCCTGCTTGTGCACTTGCCGGAGCAGCCTCCGATATATCCCGCGGAACAGCTTACCGACAAGAGCGAGCGGTTCCTGGCCTCGGAGCTCGTGCGCGAACAGGTTTTTGGCGCATACGGTGAAGAGATACCCTACGCAGCCGCCATCGAGGTTACCCGTTTCAAGCGCCTGAAGGGCGTACTCGAGGTCGAGGCGACGATCTGGGTGGAAAAGGAAGGACAGAAGGCGATCATCATCGGCAGGGGCGGCGAACGTCTGAAACAGGTCGGAACGCGCGCGCGCCTCGCCATGCAGCGGCAGTTCGGAACCAAGGTGCGTCTCGCGCTTTGGGTAAAGGTGCGCGAAGACTGGGCGGATGACGCGCGCGCCCTCGAGCGTTTCGGCTACACGGAGGAGCCGGTCTGA
- the rnc gene encoding ribonuclease III, whose amino-acid sequence MNRARIELCRKLRYTFADPALLERALTHRSRSGDNYERLEFLGDSLLSLVISAELYHRFPDLSEGELTRLRASLVKKETLAAIARDLALGECLALGGGELKSGGFDRDSILADALEAVFGAAYEDRGIEAAEELVRRLYGPHLERLDARAIPKDPKTRLQEHLQKQSLPVPTYNVLQVSGDPHNQVFVVECRIPDLSLSTKGEGATRRAAEQHAASQALERLQAT is encoded by the coding sequence TTGAACCGGGCGCGGATCGAGCTCTGCCGCAAGCTCCGGTACACTTTCGCCGATCCCGCGCTTCTCGAGCGGGCGCTTACCCATCGCAGTCGCAGCGGCGACAACTACGAACGCCTCGAATTCCTCGGCGACAGCCTTCTCAGCCTCGTCATCTCCGCCGAGCTCTACCACCGCTTTCCTGATTTGTCCGAGGGTGAGCTGACCCGTCTCCGCGCGAGCCTCGTGAAGAAGGAGACGCTGGCTGCCATCGCACGCGATCTCGCGCTGGGAGAGTGCCTGGCGCTCGGGGGCGGTGAGCTGAAGAGCGGCGGTTTCGACCGGGACTCGATTCTCGCGGATGCGCTCGAAGCGGTGTTCGGGGCGGCCTACGAAGACCGAGGGATCGAGGCTGCGGAAGAGCTCGTCCGCCGGCTGTACGGGCCGCATCTGGAACGGCTGGACGCGCGCGCCATCCCCAAGGACCCGAAGACCCGTCTCCAGGAGCATCTGCAAAAGCAATCGCTTCCGGTGCCGACTTATAATGTGCTCCAGGTTTCAGGCGATCCCCACAATCAGGTTTTCGTCGTCGAATGCCGCATTCCGGATCTGTCGCTCAGCACCAAAGGCGAGGGCGCCACGCGCAGGGCCGCGGAGCAGCACGCCGCGAGCCAGGCCCTCGAGCGTTTGCAGGCGACGTGA
- a CDS encoding Slp family lipoprotein: MSRAALFAVLILTGCATTVPQAIREPPPNDPVVAEVRRDPAAYAGQRVRWGGTVASVENRRDETRLEIVARELGSNGRPRETDRSQGRFIARVQGFLDPAVYTSGRQVTVSGTLEQTVTRPIGQYSYTFPLVRADSVYLWERMPDRRNYYYYDPFWPYDPFWPYPYWRYPYYPYLR, translated from the coding sequence ATGTCCCGCGCCGCCCTGTTCGCCGTCCTGATCCTCACCGGCTGCGCCACCACGGTGCCGCAGGCCATACGCGAGCCCCCACCCAACGACCCGGTGGTCGCCGAGGTTCGTCGCGATCCTGCCGCGTACGCCGGTCAGCGTGTGCGCTGGGGCGGGACCGTTGCGTCGGTAGAGAACCGCAGGGACGAGACCAGGCTCGAGATCGTCGCCCGCGAGCTGGGATCGAACGGCCGGCCGCGTGAAACGGACCGCAGCCAGGGACGGTTCATAGCCCGCGTTCAGGGCTTTCTGGATCCGGCCGTATACACCAGCGGGCGCCAGGTCACCGTTTCCGGGACTCTTGAACAGACGGTCACCCGACCCATCGGGCAGTACTCCTATACCTTCCCGCTGGTTCGCGCGGATTCCGTCTACCTCTGGGAGCGCATGCCCGACCGACGGAACTATTACTATTACGACCCGTTCTGGCCCTATGATCCGTTCTGGCCTTACCCTTACTGGCGTTACCCGTACTATCCCTATCTCCGTTGA
- a CDS encoding Do family serine endopeptidase — MKTGARRYWPLFGFCLLAFAPPAPAAREVPDFSDLVRRHGGEVVNISTAQTLQRSEGREWLNVPEDSPLNDWLRDGPGRAPEGEGTSLGSGFIVSPDGFILTCAHVVEGASEILVRLTDRREFRARLVGADRRSDIALLKIDADNLSQVSIGDPGRLAVGDWVLAIGSPFGFDSSATSGIVSAKGRNLPSENYVPFIQTDVAINPGNSGGPLFNLKGEVVGVNSQIYSRTGVFMGLSFAIPIDIAMRIAEQLKADGRVRRGWLGVSLQEVSRGLAAAYGLDRPRGALIADLLPSGPAMRSELRRGDIVLEYEGRPINVSSELPPLVGLTAPERRVRLKIFRRDQGVMNLLVTMGELRDDVATKVSLPAPRVDGGQRFGLSVSELTAAQRKRHESANGISVDDVLPGPAREAGLRAGDVILEVEGKPVAGVAQFYRLLAQARPSRPALLRVRRGPSSIYLALPLDD; from the coding sequence GTGAAGACGGGCGCAAGACGTTACTGGCCGCTCTTCGGTTTCTGTCTGCTCGCCTTCGCGCCGCCTGCGCCCGCCGCGCGCGAGGTGCCGGACTTCTCCGATCTCGTGCGCCGGCACGGCGGCGAGGTCGTGAACATCAGCACCGCGCAAACGCTCCAGCGCTCCGAGGGACGGGAGTGGCTGAACGTCCCGGAGGACTCTCCGCTCAACGACTGGCTCCGCGACGGTCCCGGACGCGCACCGGAGGGCGAAGGCACCTCGCTCGGATCCGGCTTCATCGTCTCCCCGGACGGCTTCATCCTGACGTGCGCACATGTGGTGGAAGGCGCGAGCGAAATCCTCGTCCGCCTGACCGACCGCCGGGAGTTTCGTGCGCGCCTGGTCGGCGCCGATCGGCGAAGCGACATCGCCCTGCTCAAGATCGACGCGGACAATCTCTCACAGGTGTCCATCGGCGATCCCGGCAGACTGGCCGTCGGGGACTGGGTGCTCGCCATCGGCTCGCCGTTCGGGTTCGACAGCTCCGCCACATCGGGCATCGTGTCGGCCAAGGGCCGGAACCTTCCGAGCGAGAACTACGTCCCGTTCATCCAGACGGACGTCGCCATCAATCCCGGTAACTCGGGCGGCCCGCTGTTCAACCTGAAAGGCGAGGTCGTCGGCGTGAATTCGCAGATATACAGCCGCACGGGCGTGTTCATGGGCCTCTCTTTCGCCATCCCCATCGACATTGCGATGCGCATCGCGGAGCAGCTCAAAGCGGACGGGCGGGTGCGCCGCGGCTGGCTCGGCGTCAGCCTCCAGGAAGTGTCGCGCGGGCTGGCCGCAGCCTATGGGCTCGATCGTCCGCGGGGCGCGCTGATCGCCGATCTGCTGCCGTCCGGACCGGCCATGCGTTCGGAGCTCCGGAGGGGGGATATCGTGCTCGAGTACGAAGGCCGCCCGATCAACGTTTCGTCCGAGCTACCGCCGCTCGTGGGACTGACGGCCCCCGAGAGGCGGGTACGTCTCAAGATCTTCCGGCGGGACCAGGGTGTCATGAACCTGCTCGTCACGATGGGCGAGCTGCGCGACGACGTGGCCACCAAGGTGTCGTTGCCGGCACCGCGGGTGGACGGCGGGCAGCGCTTCGGCCTGTCCGTCAGCGAGCTGACGGCGGCGCAACGCAAACGCCACGAGTCGGCGAACGGCATCAGCGTGGACGACGTCCTGCCCGGACCGGCCCGCGAGGCGGGCCTGCGGGCGGGTGATGTGATCCTCGAGGTCGAAGGCAAGCCTGTCGCCGGCGTGGCGCAGTTCTACCGCCTGCTTGCACAGGCCAGGCCCAGTCGGCCGGCACTCCTGCGGGTGCGGCGTGGACCCTCTTCGATCTACCTCGCGCTTCCGCTCGACGACTGA
- a CDS encoding DUF4845 domain-containing protein: MRAGQKGMTLWGTSFVLAVLGIAVFLILKLFPVYMQDFKVDKALQGVVDEPGAGAMTKPEVVEALYKRFIVDDIEHVKPEQHLTVEQNGKNKIYRLEYEAVVPLFHNVSALIEFQHMQEVRAD; encoded by the coding sequence ATGCGTGCCGGCCAGAAGGGAATGACGTTATGGGGTACAAGTTTTGTTCTCGCCGTTCTCGGTATAGCCGTCTTCCTGATCTTGAAACTGTTCCCCGTTTACATGCAGGATTTCAAGGTAGACAAGGCGCTGCAGGGTGTGGTCGATGAGCCGGGTGCCGGCGCCATGACCAAGCCGGAAGTCGTGGAAGCGCTCTATAAGCGCTTTATAGTCGATGACATCGAGCATGTGAAACCGGAGCAACATCTTACGGTGGAACAGAACGGAAAGAATAAAATATACCGGCTGGAGTACGAAGCGGTCGTGCCGCTTTTTCACAACGTCTCCGCATTGATCGAGTTCCAGCACATGCAAGAGGTGCGAGCGGATTGA
- a CDS encoding MucB/RseB C-terminal domain-containing protein has protein sequence MIPRVVPAGLVVALYLLALAPVRAAEAPHDWLLRIGQAARRLNYEGTFVYQHGAQLETMRIAHRVANGVTEERLVSLTGTPREVIRTEREVRCYLPDSNSIVVEHRRANGQGFPAILPERLRDLEENYVLELGRGARVTGRPVQGLVIRPRDDFRYGYQLWADRETGLLLKADVINDKGKILEQFMFTQIAIGGDIPASAIAPQTKDAGMVWYRDAVSQPSAAPAWRATKLPPGFKLRSSVMRKMPMRDDAVQQLVYSDGLATVSVFIEPLNESGPPPTGDGPTRMGALYALGRPVDSHHVTVVGEVPAKTVAMIGASVVAEPVQ, from the coding sequence ATGATTCCCCGAGTCGTACCGGCCGGGCTCGTCGTCGCGCTATACCTGCTGGCACTCGCGCCGGTGCGCGCCGCCGAGGCGCCGCACGACTGGTTACTGCGGATCGGCCAGGCAGCGCGACGCCTGAACTACGAAGGCACGTTCGTCTACCAGCACGGCGCGCAGCTCGAAACCATGCGAATCGCGCATCGCGTCGCGAACGGCGTGACCGAGGAACGACTGGTTTCCCTGACCGGAACCCCGCGCGAGGTCATCCGCACCGAGCGCGAAGTCCGTTGCTACCTGCCGGACAGCAATTCCATCGTCGTCGAACATCGTCGTGCGAACGGCCAGGGCTTCCCCGCGATCCTTCCCGAACGGCTGCGCGACCTCGAGGAGAACTATGTTCTGGAGCTCGGGCGGGGCGCGCGCGTGACGGGCCGCCCGGTACAGGGCCTCGTGATCCGACCGCGTGACGATTTTCGTTACGGCTATCAGCTCTGGGCCGACCGGGAGACCGGCCTGCTCCTCAAGGCCGACGTCATCAACGACAAGGGCAAGATCCTCGAGCAGTTCATGTTCACGCAGATCGCGATCGGAGGCGACATCCCCGCGTCCGCCATCGCGCCGCAGACGAAGGACGCCGGCATGGTGTGGTACCGCGATGCGGTCTCCCAGCCGAGCGCAGCCCCTGCCTGGCGGGCGACCAAGCTCCCCCCCGGCTTCAAGCTGAGGAGCAGCGTGATGCGCAAGATGCCGATGCGCGATGACGCGGTGCAGCAGCTGGTCTACAGCGACGGTCTGGCCACCGTGTCCGTCTTCATCGAACCGCTGAACGAGAGCGGGCCGCCGCCCACGGGAGATGGCCCGACTCGCATGGGCGCCCTGTACGCGCTCGGCCGGCCGGTCGACAGTCACCACGTGACGGTCGTCGGCGAGGTGCCGGCGAAGACCGTGGCGATGATCGGCGCGTCCGTCGTGGCGGAGCCGGTCCAGTGA
- the pdxJ gene encoding pyridoxine 5'-phosphate synthase: MIELGVNIDHIATLREARRTLYPDPVQAALEAEQAGADAVTMHLREDRRHIQDRDVEMLRQAIQTRMNLEMAATDEMIAIARRLRPHDCCLVPERREELTTEGGLEVRGQQERIASCCAALAEVGVRVSLFIDPDSDQVAAAAAAGAPAIEIHTGHYADAADDTRRREELGRIVRAVEQGRALGLKVNAGHGLNYHNVQPIAAIEGVSELNIGHAIVARAVFTGFREAVHEMKRLMIEARRR; the protein is encoded by the coding sequence GTGATCGAGCTCGGGGTGAACATCGATCACATTGCGACGCTGCGGGAGGCGAGGCGCACGCTTTATCCGGACCCCGTGCAGGCCGCGCTCGAGGCGGAACAGGCCGGCGCCGACGCCGTTACGATGCATCTGCGGGAAGACCGGCGGCACATCCAGGACCGCGACGTCGAGATGCTGCGGCAGGCCATCCAGACGCGCATGAACCTCGAGATGGCGGCGACCGACGAGATGATCGCGATCGCGCGACGCCTGCGTCCACACGACTGTTGCCTGGTTCCCGAGCGACGCGAGGAGTTGACGACCGAAGGCGGGCTCGAGGTACGTGGCCAGCAGGAACGAATCGCTTCCTGCTGTGCGGCGCTGGCGGAGGTCGGCGTGCGCGTTTCACTGTTCATCGACCCGGATTCGGATCAGGTTGCGGCGGCCGCGGCAGCGGGAGCCCCGGCGATCGAAATTCATACCGGACACTATGCCGATGCCGCTGACGACACGCGACGCCGCGAGGAGCTCGGCCGGATCGTGCGCGCCGTGGAACAGGGCCGTGCCCTCGGGCTGAAAGTGAACGCCGGACACGGCCTCAACTATCACAACGTGCAGCCGATCGCCGCCATCGAAGGCGTGTCCGAGCTCAACATCGGTCACGCCATCGTGGCCCGCGCGGTGTTTACCGGATTCCGTGAGGCCGTGCACGAGATGAAGCGGCTGATGATCGAGGCGCGCCGACGGTGA
- a CDS encoding Slp family lipoprotein — translation MRSWVHVVLLITLGGCATVPPLDLEGVDRALTPVQATARPGEVRGQRVLWGGVIVGARNLTDGTELEVLAYPLTGAGKPDRNADPSRRFLLAHSGYLEPVDYAPGRLVTAVGRVAGTREGKVGETPYTYPVLSADQLHLWPPEAARRTDPSVHFGVGIGVIFGR, via the coding sequence GTGCGCTCCTGGGTCCATGTAGTTCTGCTGATCACCCTGGGCGGGTGCGCCACCGTTCCGCCGCTCGACCTCGAGGGCGTCGATCGTGCCCTGACACCCGTGCAGGCCACGGCCCGTCCCGGCGAAGTGCGCGGACAGCGGGTTCTGTGGGGCGGCGTCATCGTCGGCGCGCGCAATCTCACCGACGGAACCGAGCTCGAGGTCTTGGCGTATCCGCTGACGGGCGCCGGGAAACCGGATCGCAACGCGGATCCCAGCCGGCGTTTTCTCCTCGCCCATTCCGGTTACCTCGAGCCGGTCGACTACGCCCCGGGCCGGCTCGTGACGGCGGTGGGCCGGGTCGCGGGCACACGCGAGGGCAAGGTCGGGGAGACGCCTTACACGTATCCGGTGCTGTCGGCGGACCAGCTGCACCTCTGGCCTCCCGAAGCCGCGCGGAGAACCGATCCGTCCGTCCATTTCGGCGTCGGCATCGGGGTGATCTTCGGGCGGTGA
- the lepA gene encoding translation elongation factor 4 — MSGWNQERIRNFSIIAHIDHGKSTLADRFIQLCGALEAREMQEQVLDSMELERERGITIKAQSVALDYKARDGLVYRLNMIDTPGHVDFSYEVSRSLTACEGALLVVDASQGVQAQTVANCYTASELGLEILPVLNKIDLPQSDPERASREIEDIIGIDASHAIQASAKTGEGVADILEAIVARIPAPRGEREAPLKALIIDSWFDNYLGTVSLVRVMQGSLRAREKIRLMAAGRDYEAEQVGVFTPKKRTVDALGPGEVGYVVAGIKDIRGARVGDTITHAQRPADAPLPGFKEIKPRVFAGLYPVDSSEYDAFRDALGKLSLNDASLQYEPETSEALGFGFRCGFLGMLHMEIIQERLEREHAINLITTAPTVVYEVLTNKGEVLRVENPARLPDPSAIEEIREPIIEATILVPQEYVGGVIGLCVEKRGVQKNLLYHGRQAMLVYELPLNEVVLDFFDRLKSVSRGYASLDYEFLEFRPSDVVKLDVLINGDKVDALSAIVHRDQAQYRGRELAKKLRDLIPRQMFDVAIQAAIGAKIIARETVKALRKNVTAKCYGGDVSRKRKLLERQKEGKKRMKQLGSVEIPQEAFLAVLRVDGK; from the coding sequence ATGAGTGGCTGGAACCAGGAACGCATCCGCAACTTCTCCATCATCGCCCACATCGATCACGGCAAGTCCACCCTCGCCGATCGGTTCATCCAGCTTTGCGGGGCGCTCGAGGCGCGGGAGATGCAGGAACAGGTGCTCGACTCGATGGAGCTCGAGCGCGAACGGGGCATCACGATCAAAGCCCAGAGCGTCGCGCTCGACTACAAGGCGCGCGACGGGCTCGTGTACCGGCTCAACATGATCGACACGCCCGGGCACGTCGATTTCTCGTACGAAGTCTCGCGCTCGCTCACCGCCTGCGAGGGGGCGCTGCTCGTGGTCGATGCCTCCCAGGGGGTGCAGGCCCAGACCGTCGCCAACTGTTACACCGCGTCCGAGCTGGGGCTCGAAATCCTGCCCGTTCTGAACAAGATCGACCTCCCGCAGTCCGACCCGGAGCGCGCGAGCAGGGAGATCGAGGACATTATCGGTATCGACGCCTCGCACGCGATTCAAGCGAGCGCGAAGACGGGCGAAGGCGTCGCCGACATCCTCGAGGCGATCGTCGCGCGCATCCCGGCGCCGCGGGGCGAGCGCGAAGCGCCCCTGAAGGCCCTGATCATCGATTCCTGGTTCGACAACTACCTTGGCACCGTGTCGCTGGTCCGCGTGATGCAGGGAAGCCTCCGGGCGCGAGAGAAGATCCGCCTGATGGCGGCCGGACGGGATTACGAGGCCGAGCAGGTGGGCGTATTCACACCGAAGAAGCGAACGGTCGACGCACTCGGTCCGGGCGAGGTAGGTTATGTCGTCGCCGGCATCAAGGATATCCGCGGTGCGCGCGTCGGAGACACGATCACGCATGCCCAGCGGCCGGCCGACGCGCCGTTGCCGGGCTTCAAGGAGATCAAGCCGAGGGTCTTTGCCGGCCTCTATCCCGTCGACTCCTCGGAGTACGACGCGTTCCGCGACGCACTGGGCAAGCTTTCGCTGAACGATGCCTCGTTGCAGTACGAGCCGGAGACCTCCGAGGCGCTCGGCTTCGGTTTCCGCTGCGGTTTTCTGGGAATGCTGCACATGGAGATCATCCAGGAGCGGCTGGAGCGCGAGCACGCAATCAATCTCATCACGACCGCACCCACCGTCGTCTACGAGGTGCTCACCAACAAGGGCGAGGTGCTGCGGGTGGAAAACCCGGCCCGCCTTCCGGACCCGTCCGCGATCGAGGAGATCCGCGAGCCGATCATCGAGGCCACCATTTTGGTGCCTCAGGAGTACGTGGGTGGCGTCATCGGGTTGTGCGTGGAGAAACGGGGCGTCCAGAAAAATCTGCTCTACCACGGCCGCCAGGCGATGCTGGTCTACGAACTGCCCTTGAACGAGGTCGTGCTCGACTTCTTCGACCGCCTCAAATCGGTCTCGCGCGGCTACGCCTCGCTCGATTACGAGTTCCTCGAGTTCCGGCCCTCGGACGTGGTGAAGCTTGACGTGCTGATCAACGGCGATAAAGTGGACGCGCTTTCGGCCATCGTCCACCGCGACCAGGCCCAGTATCGCGGCCGCGAGCTGGCCAAGAAGCTGCGCGACCTCATTCCGCGGCAGATGTTCGACGTCGCCATTCAGGCGGCCATAGGCGCCAAGATCATCGCCCGCGAGACCGTTAAGGCGCTGCGCAAGAACGTGACCGCGAAATGCTACGGCGGCGACGTGTCACGCAAACGCAAGCTCCTCGAACGTCAGAAGGAAGGCAAGAAACGTATGAAGCAGCTCGGCAGCGTGGAGATCCCGCAGGAAGCCTTCCTGGCGGTGCTCCGGGTGGACGGCAAGTAA
- the recO gene encoding DNA repair protein RecO, producing the protein MRFAQASGFVLHQRDYSESSLLLEAYTRAHGRIGLIAKGARRPSSRLRGVLKPFQALLLSFSGRGDLMLLTAAEPDGLASVLSGESLYCGFYLNELLMRLLHRHDPHESLFDRYRAAVQGLATGANNESILRVFEKHLLGEIGYGLVLGRDAEQNTIDPDGFYDYVADRGPILLKHPELRARLDGVPVRGATLLALDAERLDDPAVLREAKTLMRELLAVRLGDRPLHSRRLFLGMPNRRAQRTEAT; encoded by the coding sequence ATGCGCTTCGCCCAGGCCAGCGGTTTCGTGTTGCATCAGCGCGACTACAGCGAATCGAGCCTGCTGCTGGAGGCGTATACCCGCGCGCACGGCCGTATCGGGCTCATCGCCAAGGGCGCGCGCCGGCCGAGCAGCCGGCTGCGCGGCGTACTCAAGCCGTTTCAGGCGCTGCTGCTGTCGTTCAGCGGGCGGGGCGATCTCATGCTGCTCACCGCCGCCGAGCCGGACGGGCTCGCATCTGTCTTGTCCGGGGAATCGCTGTACTGCGGGTTCTACCTGAACGAGCTGCTGATGCGCCTTCTGCACCGCCACGACCCGCACGAATCGCTGTTCGATCGCTACCGGGCGGCGGTCCAGGGCCTTGCTACCGGCGCCAATAATGAATCGATCCTCCGCGTCTTCGAGAAGCATCTGCTCGGCGAAATCGGCTACGGCCTCGTGCTCGGGCGGGATGCGGAGCAGAACACCATCGATCCCGACGGGTTCTATGATTACGTTGCCGATCGGGGTCCGATATTGCTCAAACATCCCGAGCTGCGGGCGAGACTCGACGGGGTGCCGGTGAGAGGCGCCACCCTGCTGGCCCTCGATGCCGAGCGGCTCGATGACCCGGCCGTCCTGCGCGAAGCGAAGACACTAATGCGCGAGCTCCTGGCCGTGCGCCTCGGCGATCGCCCGCTGCACAGCCGGCGCCTGTTTCTCGGAATGCCGAACCGACGCGCGCAAAGAACGGAGGCGACGTGA
- the lepB gene encoding signal peptidase I, translated as MDFSLILFVLVLLTGVVWALDRWFLAGARERRANAVLRSGGTEEAVRRASKEPVFVEYARAFFPVILIVFLLRSFIVEPFRIPSGSMLPSLHIGDFILVNKFAYGVRLPVVNKKIVDLGAPKRGDVLVFRFPGDESINYIKRVIGLPGDRIVYQGKKLYVNGELMEQTPAGAFGSQQGGAGSPEAALLIENLSGVSHEILVAGRPDHTPSEYVVPAGHYFVMGDNRDQSNDSRFWGYVPDENLVGKAFLIWFSWDASGPSRWFFDQIVFERIGATIR; from the coding sequence ATGGATTTCTCGCTCATTCTGTTCGTGCTCGTGCTCCTTACCGGGGTAGTCTGGGCGCTCGACCGCTGGTTTCTCGCCGGCGCTCGAGAACGCCGCGCAAACGCCGTGTTGAGGTCGGGAGGCACCGAAGAGGCGGTGCGTCGGGCGTCAAAGGAACCGGTGTTCGTGGAATACGCTCGGGCGTTCTTTCCGGTCATCCTCATTGTCTTTCTCCTGCGCTCCTTCATCGTGGAGCCGTTTCGCATCCCGTCGGGATCGATGCTCCCGAGCCTGCACATCGGCGACTTCATCCTGGTGAACAAGTTCGCCTACGGGGTGCGGCTGCCGGTGGTGAACAAGAAGATCGTGGATCTGGGGGCGCCGAAGCGCGGGGACGTGCTCGTGTTCCGCTTCCCGGGGGACGAGTCGATCAACTACATCAAGCGGGTGATCGGGCTTCCCGGGGATCGCATCGTCTACCAGGGCAAGAAGCTGTACGTGAACGGCGAACTCATGGAGCAGACGCCGGCGGGGGCCTTCGGATCGCAGCAGGGCGGGGCGGGGTCGCCCGAGGCCGCGCTTCTCATCGAGAACCTGAGCGGCGTTTCGCACGAGATCCTCGTGGCCGGGCGGCCGGACCATACACCGAGCGAGTACGTCGTCCCCGCGGGGCACTATTTCGTGATGGGAGACAACCGGGACCAGAGCAACGACAGCCGGTTCTGGGGCTATGTCCCGGACGAAAATCTCGTCGGAAAGGCGTTCCTGATCTGGTTCAGCTGGGATGCCTCGGGACCGAGCCGCTGGTTTTTCGACCAGATCGTTTTCGAGCGTATCGGCGCCACCATCCGGTAG